The Corynebacterium tuberculostearicum genome window below encodes:
- a CDS encoding class I SAM-dependent methyltransferase, giving the protein MPTWKEVTDANPEHSHNFARKWKVLAAQGKDINGEARLIDAMVERNSTILDAGCGTGRVGGELLRHGHSVVGVDVDPILIEHAEHDFPEGQWFVGDLCEEEVPEGPFDIAVSAGNVMGFLAKEGREPALRNIYNSLKPGGRLVTGFGEGRGWEFSDFLDMAQKVGYRVDFTFSSWDMKLFSEHSTFLVAVLSRPGSDLLA; this is encoded by the coding sequence ATGCCTACGTGGAAAGAAGTAACCGACGCTAATCCCGAGCACTCCCATAACTTTGCTCGCAAATGGAAGGTGCTGGCCGCACAGGGTAAAGACATCAACGGCGAGGCCCGGCTTATCGACGCCATGGTGGAACGCAACTCCACCATCCTCGATGCCGGCTGTGGCACCGGCCGCGTGGGCGGCGAGCTGCTTCGCCACGGCCATAGCGTTGTGGGCGTCGACGTAGACCCCATTCTTATCGAGCACGCTGAGCACGATTTCCCAGAGGGGCAATGGTTCGTGGGAGATCTGTGCGAGGAAGAGGTGCCAGAAGGCCCCTTTGATATCGCCGTATCCGCAGGCAATGTCATGGGCTTTCTAGCAAAGGAAGGCCGCGAGCCCGCGCTGCGCAATATCTATAATTCCCTCAAGCCCGGTGGCCGCCTCGTCACCGGCTTTGGCGAGGGCCGTGGGTGGGAATTTTCTGATTTCCTCGACATGGCGCAGAAGGTGGGCTACCGAGTCGACTTCACTTTCTCCTCGTGGGACATGAAGCTCTTCTCGGAGCATTCCACCTTCCTCGTCGCCGTTCTTTCGCGCCCTGGGTCAGACTTACTGGCCTAA